The genome window CAAGAGTCAAGAGTCAAGAGTCGAGAGTCGTGAGTGGGGTAAGAAGTCAGTGCCTAAAGGAAAAAGAAAAAAAAAGCCCCCTTTTTAAGGGGGCTGGGGGTAGATTCGCCTTACTTCTTCCGGTCTTCATTATCCTGCTTTGCAAGCATTTTCACTTTTGCTTCAAGAAGCAACAGCTCCTGTTTGGCATTATGAATTTTCTTTTCGAATTCTTCTTTCAGTATACTTGCATTTTTGGAGTTGGCAAAGAAACCGAGGTTGTTTTCCCATAACAGAATATCCGATTTCAGACGGCTTGCCTGAACTTCGATACTGCTGCGTTCTTTGCTGAGCATTTTGCCTGAATCGGGGCCACCTTTCAGATTTTCTATACGGCTCTTGAAATTCAGGGTGTTCATCTCTACCTGCGATATCTTCAGCTTATCCATCAGGTTGTTGATGGCTGTGCGGAATTCCGTATGAAGCCTGTCTTTATGATCCATGGGAACGTGACCGACTTCCATAAACGCGCGCTGGAAATTCTTGAGTGCGTTCAGATTTTCTGTTTTATCGTCCAGAATTTCAAAGTCAATAACCTGCTTGATGAGCTCTTCTTTTTTCGTCAGGTTTTCCTGCTCCATGCCCTGAACATTGGAGAAGTATTCTGCCTTTCTCTTGAAAAACTCATCACAGGCACCTCTGAAGCGTTTCCATATTTTATCGGAGAACTTGCGCGGAACCGGACCAATCTTTTTCCATTCGTCCTGCAGCTTCAGCAGCGCCATGGTAGTTTGTTTCCAGTTATCGTTATCTTTCAGTGCTTCTGCCTGAACGCAGAGATCCACTTTAAGATTGTAATTGTTCGTCTGACCGTCTTTAAGCTCCGAGAAAAATTCTTTTTTGTGATCATAAAAAGCATTCATCCCTGCTCTGAAGCGTGTCCATACATGATCGTTGGAGTTGGCAGGTGCACGGCCCAGCGATTCCCACAACTGCTGAATCTCTGATACGGCATCGGTTTTTTCTTTCCACTCATTTACCGTCATAATATCGGAAGTAGTTATGGCTTCAAGCTTTTCGCAAAGCGCTGTCTTGGCCATCAGGTTATCTTCCTGTTCCGACGATACTTTTTCGTAATATTCCTTACGCTGCTCGTTAATCTTATCGCTTACGGTTTTGAATCGTTCCCAGATTTCGTCTTTCTTATCCTGAGGAACCGGACCTATTTCCTTCCACTCTTCGTGGTAACGCTGCAGCTGTTTGAACGAACGGGTAATGGATTTATCAAGCAACAACTCTTCGGCCTTTTCGCATATCTGCATTTTCAGCTCCAGATTTTTGCGCAGGTCAAGGTCTTTGAGTTCCTTGTTGATTTTAACCTTATCAAAGAATTTCTCGGTAAGGAAATGGTAATTCTGCCAAAGGTTATTTATCTCTTCACGAGGAACCGGACCTGAATTTTTCCAGCGGTCCTGCAGTAGTTTAAATTCGTCGTAAGTCTTTTTCAGGCTTTCTTCCGAAGTAACAAGCACTTTCAGCTCGGCAAGAATCTGAATCTTATCTTTCAGATTTTCCTGTTTTACTTTTTCCTGTTCCTTGTCGGCTTTTCCTTTTTTCTCTTTATAGATATCAAAAGCCGCCTTGAATTTTTCTTCGAGAGGCTCAACGCAGGGTATATATTCTTCTTTCACTCCGCCTTCGGCTATGAAGTCGTCGAAGTGTTTTTTCTTTTCTTCTTTAACAATATTCAGAAAAGCCACCTTAACCAGCGACACCCTGTTTTTGAGTTTTGCAACATCGGCGGTAGCAACAGTTTCTTCAAGTACTGTTACCAATTGCTCTTTTGAGAAGGTTGCATAATCGGGTTCCGGTTCGGCTTCTTTTTCTGCCTCGGCAGCAAGCGCAGCGACCTCATCAGCCTCATGTTCTTTGGCGGGCTTTTTAGTGCTGCTTTTCTTTGCTTTGGGTTTTTCTTCGGCCGATTCTTCTGCTGCTGCTTCGCTGGTAAATTCAGCATCTGCCACTTCTGTTACGGGTTCTTCCGTAAGAGCGACAGGCACTACCGCTTCTTCAAGCGGTTCATCGGTTAAAGGATTGGCAGCCGAGTGGTTCTCTGCTGCATTTTCAACCTCTGCAATCTCTTCTGCAACGACCGGCTGTTCAACAATAGCCTCTGGTGCTGCATTGATCTCTGTTTCGGTTACCTCGCTTTTTTCAGGGAGGTTTTCGGTAGAAGAAGTACTCTCGTTTGTTACTTCAATTGATGCGTTGTTCTCATCCTGAATGTTTTCAGCATTCTCAGGATTCTGTAAGGGTTGTTCCATAATTAAAGGACGACTTATATTAAAAAAAATCCAGAACATTCCTTAAATCCGAAATGTTCCGGTGGAAGTTAGCTTTAGAATACAAAAATAGCAATTTTTTTAATCCGAATCAATCGAGAGCTCTGCGATTAAATATTATATATCCGATATTGAACATAAAGGAATAAGGATCGTCGCTTCCCGGGAAATATCCAAAGCTCAGGCTGATCGGGCATACGGGGCTGTGATATACCAAAGCCGCATTTGCCATGAAGTATCTGTCTTCAAGAGGACTGCCGTAAGCGGCCGTTAGGTCAGCATTTTTGCGAATCTCTTTCCATGGCTGAAATATATAGCCTTCGGCACGGAAATGAATCTTTTTGTAAAGCGTTACAATTCCCTTTAATCCTGCCGCAGCGTAAATCGGCGCCCGGTAGTTCGGCAGGAATATGGTCTTGCTTTCGGGTGTGGGCTGAAAGGCCGGAGTCCCCAGTATGCTTGCTGTATAATTGTTAAACAGCGGCTTGGTAGAGAACATGCCTTCGCCATAGAAGCCCAGTCGCAGGGGCCCGACTCTTCTGAAATAATTATCATACAGAATTCGGAACTGGAACCACTGGTGCTGCTTGCTGTACTTTTGAGGGTAAATAGCGGTAGAGCCCGGATCACAAGTCTCTTTACCCGTTATATACCTGAGTTCTGCCATAAGGTTGGTGCCACTGTATGCGTATTGCTTTTCGTTCAGGGTTTTGCGCTCCACCATTACAAAAGGCGTGAACATGTTGAAATAGGTGCGGTCTGCCGTATCTGTCCGTACAAAAATATTGGTCTGATAATACGAATCCTTGAGCCGTGCCATGGTACCGCCAAACTCAAACTTCCCTTTATTGTGCATCGGAAAAGCAAGACTCGTTTCCACATCAAATTCATTCTGGATGAGATATGACGGCTTCTTATCTTCAAAAAAGCGGGTGGTGGTTTTGAAATAATCCCACTGATGCAGCACCACCGATGTTTCCCAATAAAAGGGCAGTGCAGTCGGGAAATCAAGCCGTGTCTTGAACGAAAGTGCGCTGTAAAACCTTCCAATATATGAATCGAGGTGCAGGGTTACCGCAGAGGCTCCAAGGTTCTTGTACTCAATCCCCAGATAGGCACCGTTAATAGGTCCCGACGAAATGATTCCGCCAAACTGCGCCAGAAAATTCTTATCACGGTTTATCCGTAAGTTTAAATCAAAAAGTCCTTTATTCTTGTTGAATAGCGCTTTCGGATAAATGGATTCTATTTTATCATCGGCAAGCAATTTGAAATACTCAACTTTCAGGTCTTCCGCATTAATCTTCCGCGAGCGGTGCAACAGCAGTTTATAAATATAAAACGACTGTACCTTGTTCAATCCGTCGATACCGATACTGTCGAATACCAGCGGTGGTTTTTTATCGTTGAACCGTTTGCGCCTGGCATCCACATCCGCTTTTTTCACCGTATCGTAAACCGATTTGCGTATCTCCGCCATCTTCGCTACCGTAGCGTCATAACCTGCCTGTATCAGCGCATCGGCTTCGCTGAAATCAAATTCCTGCGTATGCGGCAGTCTGGGCGTTATCATTACACCGTTATCGCACACCACATCATAATTGGTATTCACCATCAGCATATTCTGTATCTGATTGATGAGGTCTCCATCCTCGGGCGCAGCGCTATTAGAGGCTACGTTGCTTCCAATAATAATGTCAGGATTAAAATCATTGTATGCCACGTCGGCAGGGAAGTTATTATACATGCCTCCGTCGAACAGCAGCCTCCCGTCTACACGTATGGGCTTGAAATAAAATGGATAGGTCATGGATGCTCTTACCGCTTCCGGAAGATATCCCTTGCTGAAAACCACTGCCTTCTTCTCCGCAATATCAGACGCCACACAGCGGTAGGGGACAAACAGACTGTCGAAATTATTGTTGGCAGCAGCACCGGCCGTAGCCAGAAAGTACATCATTCCGAAATCGACCTGATACGGTGAAATAATATTGGTAGGAAGCTTGTACTGCCATACACTGTCGTAATTAAACTTGAAATTTATCCACGAGCCGTTGGCGGGTTTTTCCTTGAAATAATAAATGTATTTGTCTTCAATCTCGCCCCATGCCCAGTTCTGAAACTCCTCACTGGTAACAATCTTCTCCATTTCGTCGGGCGAATACCCCGATGCATATAAGCCACCAATAATGGCGCCCATTGATGTTCCTGCCACACAACTCACCGGGATTCCATACTCTTCAAGCGCCTTGAGCACACCAATATGTGCGCAGCCTTTGGCACCCCCTCCGCTCAATACCAGAGCCACCTTCTGCGCAGGCGAAATAACCGATAGCATGCACAGCAACAAACCCAGCATCAAGCTTCTGAAAGTATGTATTTTACTTATCATATTAGCGCATTGTACGTGCGTCGATGTGTTTTGTTTCATTTCCTGTAAATATACGAAAAAAAAGTTGAGGCGTAGCCGAAATCCGTCTCCTGACGGATCGAGAGTCGTGAGTCGAGAGTCGTGAGTCGAGAGTTGAGAGTCGAGAGTTGAGAGTCGAGAGTCAAAAGAAAGAAGTCAGAAGACAGGAGTCAGAATAAATATTACCCCGGAAGGGGTTTAATGACAATAGAACCAATGCGTGATTTATTCCCGGCGGCGCACGGGAAATGTTGATTAAAATGATAATGCATCATGCGCCGCAACGGTAGTAATTTAGTCGTGAGTCGTGAGTCGTGAGTCGAGAGTCAAAAGAAAGAAGTCAGAAGACAGAATTCAGGAGTCAGAAGACAATAACCCCTAATCCCTTAAGAAGGTAAAAGAACAAAAAAGCCCCCGGAATATGGGGGCTAAAAATGAGGAGAAAGTCAAAAGGACTAAGAAAATAGTAATAGTACTTTAAATTCTTAGTTCTTAGTTTTTAGTTCTTCATTAAATTAAATCAGCTTCATCGCCTGGTCGAGGTCTTCGATAAGGTCGCCGCAGTCTTCAATACCTACCGAGAGACGTACAAGACCGTCGGTGATGCCTGCTGCAACGCGCTTTTCCTGCGAAAGCTTGGAATGTGTCATCGATGCCGGATGCTGTATCAGGGTTTCAACACCGCCCAGCGATACGGCAAGGATTGCCAGCTTCACGTTGTCGAGCATGATGCGTCCTGCCTCCAGTCCGCCCTTGAGTTCAAAGCTGATGAGGCAGCCGGGACCGCTCATCTGTTTGCGTCCGAGTTCGTATTGCGGATGCGACTTCAGTCCGGGATATTTTACCCACGATACCTTCGGGTGTTTTTCAAGGAATTCGGCCACCTTTATAGCATTTTGCTGTGCACGCTCTATGCGGATTGCCAGCGTGGTAAGTCCGCGGTGTACCAGAAATGCCTGATGCGGATCCATGTTGAAACCGAGGTTCACCATGGTAGTACGAAGCGGAGTGTAATACTTCTCGTCGCGGGTAATAATCATACCGGCAACCACGTCGGCATGTCCGTTGATGAACTTGGTCATGGAATGCACGATGATGTCGGCACCGAGGTCGAAAGGTCTTTGCAGATAAGGACTGCAGAAGGTATTGTCAACCACCAGGGGAATGTTGTGTGCATGAGCCAGTTCGGCGCAGGCAGCAATATCCATGATGTCCATGGTAGGGTTAGCGGGCGTTTCAATATAGATGAACTTCGTCTCGGGGCGAATGGCTGCTTTGATGTTCTCGATGTCGGTACAATCAACATACGATGCCTGTACGCCGAACTTCGAATAGATATTCTCGATAATACCGCGCGAAGGACCATACACAGCGTTGTGGCTTACCAGATGTGCGCCCTGACTCAGCAGTGCGGAATACACGGTGCTGATGGCACCCATACCCGATGAGGTGGCAATGCCGCGGTAGCCGTTCTCGAGCAGTGCTACGGCACTTTCCAGAGCATTGATGGTAGGATTGCCGATACGGCTGTAAATGTATCCGTCGGCTTCGCCGCTGAAGCATTTTGCTCCATGTTCAACATTCTCGAACTTAAACGTGGATGTTTGATAGATTGGGCTGACGGCGCTTCCGTACTGGTCGTCGGTAGTACCTGAGTGAACAAGCTTTGAGTCGAATTTCAGTTTATCGTTTTTCATAAAAAATAAATATGCGGTTTACACCTTTTTTAATAATGCCGCAAAGATAGTAATTTAGTCGTAAGTCGAGAGTCGTAAGTCGTGAGTCTTGAGTCGTGAGTCGAGAGTCGAGAGTCGGGAGTCGAGAGTCAAAAGAAAGAAGTCAGAAGACAGAATTCAGAAGAAATATTACCCCGGAAGGGGTTTAATGACAATAGAACCAATGCGTGATTTATTCCCGGCGGCGCACGGATAATGTTGATTAAAATGATAATGCATCATGCGCCGCAACGGTAGTAATTTAGTTATAAGTTGAGGCGTAGCCGAAATCCGTCTCCTGACGGATCGTGAGTCGAGAGACAATCTTGCCAGGCTGTCGTGTGTTTGTAACGCGTGACACGCGGGCTGAAGGGTAAAGGCTTAAGGCTAAAAGCAAAAAACCTTTCACCCTTTCAGCTAATTACTTATTACCTGCATTTTGAACTGTTCCGGTACGAAAACTAACTGTTCCGATGAGATAACTAAACGGAGGGAAGCGAAAACATTTTGGAAGCAAGCTTTGTTAATACGGTACCACGACTTGTCATTACGGTGGCAAGCCTTGTCATCACGAAAGCAAGCCTTGTCATTACGGTGGCAAGCCTTGTCTTCACCGAAGCAAGCTTTGTCATCACGAAAGCAAGCCTTGTCATTACGGAAGGATGCTTTGTCATCACGGAAGGATGCTTTGTCATCACGGAAGCAAGCTTTGTCATTACGGAAGCATGCCTTGTCATTACGGAAGCAAGCTTTATCATCACGTAAGCAAGCCTTGTCATTATGGAAACATGTTTCGGTCGTTGAGCTTGTCGAAACGCCGAAACGCCTTCACCCCAAATGTTAATTAATTAAACATAATCAAAAATTTATTATATTTGGGATGGGGATTTTGTGGGTTGGGGAAGATGTGTAACTAAAATGAACATTACTAATAACTATTAAGCAACAACAGTCTGGGTCAATAAGAGAGTAGAACAATATCAATTTATGAGAAATTTCATTGGAATATTATTTTTTGTATTATCATACTCTTTGATGTTTTCTTCCTGTACTAATAAATCTCATGACAATTGCCAGAATTGGTCAGAATCTCAGAAACGTAAATACTTTCAGGACAGTATTGCATACAGATACAGCAGCGGAAAGGTGAATAGTCCAAAAAAGTTGTGGAATTTCACGGTTTTCATGGATTCCTTATATCATGAAATAAAGGCGAAAAATAAATACAACCCTTTGGTTTATGCTTTTGAGGAAACGTATATAGATACTTCAAAAATTGACAGTTCGAAGTACTGGATCAGAATGATTATTGATCCATGTTGGAGAATACCTTTCTGCATTACTTTAGAG of Bacteroidota bacterium contains these proteins:
- a CDS encoding aminotransferase class I/II-fold pyridoxal phosphate-dependent enzyme; amino-acid sequence: MKNDKLKFDSKLVHSGTTDDQYGSAVSPIYQTSTFKFENVEHGAKCFSGEADGYIYSRIGNPTINALESAVALLENGYRGIATSSGMGAISTVYSALLSQGAHLVSHNAVYGPSRGIIENIYSKFGVQASYVDCTDIENIKAAIRPETKFIYIETPANPTMDIMDIAACAELAHAHNIPLVVDNTFCSPYLQRPFDLGADIIVHSMTKFINGHADVVAGMIITRDEKYYTPLRTTMVNLGFNMDPHQAFLVHRGLTTLAIRIERAQQNAIKVAEFLEKHPKVSWVKYPGLKSHPQYELGRKQMSGPGCLISFELKGGLEAGRIMLDNVKLAILAVSLGGVETLIQHPASMTHSKLSQEKRVAAGITDGLVRLSVGIEDCGDLIEDLDQAMKLI
- a CDS encoding patatin-like phospholipase family protein, whose product is MISKIHTFRSLMLGLLLCMLSVISPAQKVALVLSGGGAKGCAHIGVLKALEEYGIPVSCVAGTSMGAIIGGLYASGYSPDEMEKIVTSEEFQNWAWGEIEDKYIYYFKEKPANGSWINFKFNYDSVWQYKLPTNIISPYQVDFGMMYFLATAGAAANNNFDSLFVPYRCVASDIAEKKAVVFSKGYLPEAVRASMTYPFYFKPIRVDGRLLFDGGMYNNFPADVAYNDFNPDIIIGSNVASNSAAPEDGDLINQIQNMLMVNTNYDVVCDNGVMITPRLPHTQEFDFSEADALIQAGYDATVAKMAEIRKSVYDTVKKADVDARRKRFNDKKPPLVFDSIGIDGLNKVQSFYIYKLLLHRSRKINAEDLKVEYFKLLADDKIESIYPKALFNKNKGLFDLNLRINRDKNFLAQFGGIISSGPINGAYLGIEYKNLGASAVTLHLDSYIGRFYSALSFKTRLDFPTALPFYWETSVVLHQWDYFKTTTRFFEDKKPSYLIQNEFDVETSLAFPMHNKGKFEFGGTMARLKDSYYQTNIFVRTDTADRTYFNMFTPFVMVERKTLNEKQYAYSGTNLMAELRYITGKETCDPGSTAIYPQKYSKQHQWFQFRILYDNYFRRVGPLRLGFYGEGMFSTKPLFNNYTASILGTPAFQPTPESKTIFLPNYRAPIYAAAGLKGIVTLYKKIHFRAEGYIFQPWKEIRKNADLTAAYGSPLEDRYFMANAALVYHSPVCPISLSFGYFPGSDDPYSFMFNIGYIIFNRRALD
- a CDS encoding DUF349 domain-containing protein — translated: MEQPLQNPENAENIQDENNASIEVTNESTSSTENLPEKSEVTETEINAAPEAIVEQPVVAEEIAEVENAAENHSAANPLTDEPLEEAVVPVALTEEPVTEVADAEFTSEAAAEESAEEKPKAKKSSTKKPAKEHEADEVAALAAEAEKEAEPEPDYATFSKEQLVTVLEETVATADVAKLKNRVSLVKVAFLNIVKEEKKKHFDDFIAEGGVKEEYIPCVEPLEEKFKAAFDIYKEKKGKADKEQEKVKQENLKDKIQILAELKVLVTSEESLKKTYDEFKLLQDRWKNSGPVPREEINNLWQNYHFLTEKFFDKVKINKELKDLDLRKNLELKMQICEKAEELLLDKSITRSFKQLQRYHEEWKEIGPVPQDKKDEIWERFKTVSDKINEQRKEYYEKVSSEQEDNLMAKTALCEKLEAITTSDIMTVNEWKEKTDAVSEIQQLWESLGRAPANSNDHVWTRFRAGMNAFYDHKKEFFSELKDGQTNNYNLKVDLCVQAEALKDNDNWKQTTMALLKLQDEWKKIGPVPRKFSDKIWKRFRGACDEFFKRKAEYFSNVQGMEQENLTKKEELIKQVIDFEILDDKTENLNALKNFQRAFMEVGHVPMDHKDRLHTEFRTAINNLMDKLKISQVEMNTLNFKSRIENLKGGPDSGKMLSKERSSIEVQASRLKSDILLWENNLGFFANSKNASILKEEFEKKIHNAKQELLLLEAKVKMLAKQDNEDRKK